CTTATTTAAGCTAATTTTTTTGATTCCTACTCATTATATCATGATGGGCAAACAAATAATTTGAACTAAACTATTTGTCTTTTCTTGTCAAGTCGTGATAAGTTCTAAAAATTCAACTTCTGTTATCCAATGAATTGTTCTGGGGATATTGGGGATGCAGATACTGTGAAAAGCATATTTTGACTTTTCCAGAGTCTTTAAAATCGTCAGCTCTCCCAATGAAAAAGGAACGACAAGACTGTAAATATATGCCACGCAGGAATACAAAGGGCACGAACAGATAACCCCTTCGTGCCCTTTGTGTTAAAAAAACTTTAACAATAACCGGAACCTCTATTGTTAAAAAGACGTCTTTTTACCAAACATTTTAATCAGTGTCTTTTTTTTTCTTTGCTTTGGGTTCCCCCTGCATGGAGATCATTTGCCGTTCCGTTGCCGCAGGTCTGTGGGCGGTATGGAAATGCAGGCAATGGGTCGGGCAGGTGTCTGCACAGATGCCGCAATAGACGCACATAAACGGATCGCAGGTCCATGTGCCGGCCTTTTTGTCTACACTGATGCAAACTGATGGACATTTGCGAGAACACATACCGCAGAAAATACATGCATCAATATCATTATAGAGTTCACCGCGCACGCCTTCGGGCAGCTCTCGCTTAACAATCGGGTATTGTCGGGTGGCGGGACGTGAGGCAATATTTTTAAGTATGCTGGGTGTAAAATTAAACATAAGGCTCCTTTTTAACGTTCCGTACAGCTGACGCACGGATCGATAGATAAGACAATGACCGGTACGTCGGCCAGCTCACATTCCGGCAGCATATTCAGAAGGCAGGGAATATTGGCAAAGGTCGGGGTACGGATTCGCACGCGATCCAGCAGTTTGGTACCGTTGCCCTTTACATAATAAAGACATTCTCCCCGGGGCTGTTCCACACGCACGACTGACTCGCCTTCCGGGTTGCCTTTAACCTTTGCAGCAAGGCTGCCGGCGGGTAAAGCGGCAATGGCCTGGCGCACCAGATCTATGGACTGGTACACCTCATGAAAACGGACCCAGCTTCTGGCATAACAGTCGCCGTCCTGGTGGGTAACCGGCTGAAAATCTAATTTTTTATATGCCCCGTACCCGGTCATGCGCATATCCTGTGCGACTCCGGAGCCCCGAAGCGTAGGTCCAGCCGCGCCCAGTTCATAGGCCTGATCATAGGTCATGACGCCGACACCCACGGTTCTGGATTTAACTGTATAATCATCAAGTAGGGTACTCTCCAGTGCCTTAAACTCTCTTTCCACAAGAACCAACTCTTTTAGAATCCAGTCAAGTTGTTCCGGAGACAGATCCTTGCGGACCCCGCCGACGACGTTCACCGATACAATGACCCGGTTTCCCGCTGTTGCCTCATTGATGTCCATGATACGTTCGCGAATTTTCCAGAACTGCATGAACAGCGCTTCAAAACCGAACGCGTCGGCATAGAGTCCAAGCCAGAGCAGGTGGCTGTGCAGGCGGTGCAGCTCAGACCAGATCACGCGTAGGTACTGGGCCCGATCCGGCACCTCAACGCCCATGATTTCTTCAATAGATTGGGAAAAACAGGTGCCGTGGATCATCGAACAGATGCCGCACACCCGTTCGCATACGTTGATCATCTGATGAAAGTCACGTTTGCCGGCAAGCATTTCTAAGCCCCGGTGTACATATCCCAAGGCAGGAATGGCTTCTTTAACAATTTCATCTTCCACCACAAGTTTAAGATGGAGCGGCTCGGGTAATACCGGGTGCTGGGGCCCAAAGGGAATAACGGTTCTATTTGACATGCTTACTCCTTCTTCTCTTTTTTGTCCTTGATCTTAAGGTTGTTGGCCAGCGGAATGGTTTCAACGCTGGGATCAAGGTACAGGGTCCGGTTGTAATCCACGGCCAGGCCCTCAAATTCAAAGTCTGCCAGATCTTTGACTTCGTTTTCAGCCAGAAATGCGCTGAAATAAACACCGGATATGCTGGGAATCGTTGTGTGTGCCGTCACATTTAAACGAAAGTGAGAAAGCACCATGTCTTTGTCAAAATGGTACAGGATGTCTGTGGATCCGTCTTCAAGTGTGACGGTGGACAGGGTTACAAAC
The DNA window shown above is from uncultured Desulfobacter sp. and carries:
- a CDS encoding 4Fe-4S binding protein codes for the protein MFNFTPSILKNIASRPATRQYPIVKRELPEGVRGELYNDIDACIFCGMCSRKCPSVCISVDKKAGTWTCDPFMCVYCGICADTCPTHCLHFHTAHRPAATERQMISMQGEPKAKKKKDTD
- a CDS encoding nickel-dependent hydrogenase large subunit, whose product is MSNRTVIPFGPQHPVLPEPLHLKLVVEDEIVKEAIPALGYVHRGLEMLAGKRDFHQMINVCERVCGICSMIHGTCFSQSIEEIMGVEVPDRAQYLRVIWSELHRLHSHLLWLGLYADAFGFEALFMQFWKIRERIMDINEATAGNRVIVSVNVVGGVRKDLSPEQLDWILKELVLVEREFKALESTLLDDYTVKSRTVGVGVMTYDQAYELGAAGPTLRGSGVAQDMRMTGYGAYKKLDFQPVTHQDGDCYARSWVRFHEVYQSIDLVRQAIAALPAGSLAAKVKGNPEGESVVRVEQPRGECLYYVKGNGTKLLDRVRIRTPTFANIPCLLNMLPECELADVPVIVLSIDPCVSCTER
- a CDS encoding NADH-quinone oxidoreductase subunit C, whose product is MISNETAITLDNLIAEAGRMKQAGYRFVTLSTVTLEDGSTDILYHFDKDMVLSHFRLNVTAHTTIPSISGVYFSAFLAENEVKDLADFEFEGLAVDYNRTLYLDPSVETIPLANNLKIKDKKEKKE